The Pecten maximus chromosome 10, xPecMax1.1, whole genome shotgun sequence region AGGCACTGGGTACCAGTCATTGATTTGACGCTGGATGCACAGCGGGAATAGAACCATGTGGTCCTCCTCGAACTGATCGCAGTATTTCCTAGCCCAGTACAGCTCATCCCGGGGAAGTTCTTTTGTCAGGTCGACAGACAGCTCCAGTCCGAGGCTGAACAACTTCATAGCATTGGATCGCTCCTCGAAATCGATCACATTCTTGATACGGGGTCTGAAGCGCTTCCATGATGTTCGCTTGGCCTGACATGGAGAAGTTCCGCAGAAACGGCAGAGGGAACGGTCTGTAGAGACAGATAATGTGTGTTCTCTTTATGGTAATGACCAACTTCAACAAGTTGAAGATAATGtcatgagagagagagagaagagatGCAGTCGTTTCATAGAAAGCCAAAAAAGGAtgtgtatataggtattacttaATTTTGGGGGATATATACTGACAGGAGGGCAGTGTTAAGGATTCAGCTGTTGGACAGGAGGATATGATATCTGGTGGGACCTCGTTCCACTCGGATATTGTGCGTGGAAAAAATGATTGTTTTGCAGTGTGGTAGTTGAAATAATTTGTGATGGGTATGCCTTGATTGCCTGTTTGTTGGTGTAAGTCTGTTGTATTGACTGATGGTTACTTGGTTGTTGGTAATTTTGTGCATCAGACAGAGTCTGGAGTCTCTACGTCTGTCAGCCAGGGGTAGCTATTTGAGTTGTTGCAGCAGAGTTAtaacacattttcaaaaaatacaaatgtgaCAACAAATAATCTATCGTAAAGTATT contains the following coding sequences:
- the LOC117336559 gene encoding uncharacterized protein LOC117336559; this encodes MLAYTYVYAPSIGNRAKGRWAAMVSMFQAWRTHRSLCRFCGTSPCQAKRTSWKRFRPRIKNVIDFEERSNAMKLFSLGLELSVDLTKELPRDELYWARKYCDQFEEDHMVLFPLCIQRQINDWYPVPY